The Streptomyces laurentii genome contains a region encoding:
- a CDS encoding nmrA family protein (identified by MetaGeneAnnotator; putative;~sequence version:1), with the protein MKQEHRKRVLVTGANGFQGGAVARLLAADGHHVRGLVRDRAKAAALPSGVIPFHGDLGDPEALRAAFDGVSHAVVVMPLVYDSATVAGYAHNITEAAREAGVRRLVYNVNTPVPDETTPYAGFETRRLAERILLDGTVPALAIRPPVYLENLFSPWNGPAVVDDGVLAYPLPADRKVAWMSHADLARVAARALDEDVPTGRVWNVGGAEVLTGPELAAAFGRALGREVAYLPLEVAAFEEGLARAIGPEAAAGVAGIYHHAGTGRAAGLLAPSPADTQTAFGVRLTPVTEWVAAQPWQHWARPTG; encoded by the coding sequence ATGAAACAGGAGCACCGCAAGCGCGTCCTCGTGACCGGCGCCAATGGTTTCCAGGGCGGGGCCGTGGCCCGGCTGCTCGCCGCCGACGGGCACCACGTGCGCGGGCTCGTCCGGGACAGGGCGAAGGCCGCGGCCCTGCCGTCCGGGGTCATCCCGTTCCACGGCGACCTGGGCGACCCCGAGGCGCTGCGCGCCGCCTTCGACGGCGTCAGCCACGCCGTCGTCGTGATGCCGCTGGTGTACGACTCCGCGACCGTGGCCGGGTACGCCCACAACATCACCGAGGCCGCCCGGGAGGCCGGGGTGCGCCGCCTCGTCTACAACGTCAACACGCCGGTCCCGGACGAGACCACCCCGTACGCCGGTTTCGAGACCCGTCGGCTGGCCGAGCGGATCCTCCTCGACGGCACGGTCCCCGCCCTGGCCATACGGCCCCCGGTCTATCTGGAGAACCTCTTCAGCCCCTGGAACGGCCCCGCCGTCGTCGACGACGGCGTCCTCGCCTACCCGCTGCCCGCCGACCGGAAGGTCGCCTGGATGTCCCACGCCGACCTCGCCCGCGTCGCCGCCCGCGCCCTCGACGAGGACGTACCCACGGGACGCGTGTGGAACGTGGGTGGCGCCGAGGTGCTCACCGGCCCCGAACTCGCCGCCGCCTTCGGGCGCGCGCTCGGCCGTGAGGTCGCCTATCTCCCCCTGGAAGTCGCCGCTTTCGAGGAAGGCCTGGCCCGGGCGATCGGTCCGGAGGCCGCCGCCGGCGTCGCCGGCATCTACCACCACGCCGGCACGGGCCGGGCCGCCGGCCTGCTGGCCCCGTCCCCTGCCGACACCCAGACCGCCTTCGGCGTACGCCTCACCCCCGTGACCGAGTGGGTCGCGGCACAGCCCTGGCAGCACTGGGCCCGCCCCACGGGCTGA
- a CDS encoding hypothetical protein (Protein of unknown function N-terminus (DUF3323); pfam11796;~TIGR02679 family protein;~Topoisomerase-primase domain. This isa nucleotidyltransferase/hydrolase domain foundin type IA, type IIA and type IIB topoisomerases, bacterial DnaG-type primases, small primase-like proteins from bacteria and archaea, OLD family nucleases from...; cl00718;~identified by MetaGeneAnnotator; putative;~predicted protein [Streptomyces sp. C]): MDVNRNPVDEARLRRLLGGPDLAWLLERVRRRLERGQPLTGPVSLAAATPAQRAAAERLLGRPPGGGRALTVRLDAVDAVLVRSGVSPEGLTAAVTRLTGPVVPLEEVRRSEDQAWVEAYAPLTALADEVPSLAEWAGRVREDGLVRRLARTPEAARPLLDRVARVLRELPAEPPRSLSVFAADILGSAHALDDGTPPATICLSGIRALTGHPDGAGAAWRRAAWASAGLLRDDVSSTVLTLNLRGTPALDWMADMGEPCVLTLRQLAHRPPRTTPSVVHICENPAVLSAAADTYGPDALPLVCLQGQPSAAALALLAHLHELGAALRYHGDFDWGGMRIATTLHQHVPWQPWRYTADEYRAAVAAASPAPPPLTGMAALSPWDPDLAAALAEHGVRIEEEAVLDSLLADLRQDVRPVRHATCRDL; the protein is encoded by the coding sequence GTGGACGTGAACAGGAATCCGGTCGACGAAGCCCGCCTGCGCCGCCTCCTTGGCGGGCCCGATCTGGCCTGGCTGCTGGAGCGCGTACGCCGCCGGCTGGAGCGCGGGCAGCCACTCACCGGACCCGTCTCCCTGGCCGCGGCGACCCCAGCCCAACGGGCCGCGGCCGAGCGGCTGCTGGGCCGGCCCCCGGGTGGTGGCAGGGCGCTGACGGTCCGGCTCGACGCCGTGGACGCCGTACTGGTCAGATCAGGCGTCAGCCCCGAGGGCCTGACGGCGGCCGTGACGAGGCTCACCGGGCCCGTCGTCCCTCTCGAAGAGGTCCGCCGGAGTGAGGATCAGGCATGGGTGGAGGCCTACGCTCCGCTCACCGCACTCGCCGATGAGGTTCCGTCCCTCGCGGAATGGGCCGGCCGGGTACGCGAAGACGGCCTTGTGCGGCGTCTCGCCCGTACGCCCGAGGCCGCCCGACCGCTGCTCGATCGGGTGGCTCGCGTCCTGCGGGAGCTGCCGGCCGAGCCGCCGCGCTCCCTGTCCGTGTTCGCCGCGGACATCCTGGGCAGCGCCCACGCACTGGACGACGGGACACCCCCGGCGACGATCTGCCTCTCCGGCATCCGTGCCCTCACCGGACATCCGGACGGGGCGGGCGCTGCCTGGCGGCGGGCCGCCTGGGCCTCCGCCGGCCTGCTCCGTGACGACGTCTCCTCCACGGTCCTCACCCTCAACCTCCGTGGGACCCCCGCTCTGGACTGGATGGCAGACATGGGGGAACCGTGCGTACTCACCCTTCGCCAGCTCGCCCACCGTCCGCCCCGGACGACGCCGTCGGTGGTCCACATCTGTGAGAATCCCGCCGTCCTGTCGGCCGCGGCCGACACCTACGGCCCGGACGCCCTCCCGCTGGTCTGCCTCCAGGGCCAGCCGTCGGCTGCCGCCCTGGCCCTCCTGGCACACCTCCACGAGCTCGGTGCCGCCCTCCGCTACCACGGCGACTTCGACTGGGGCGGAATGCGCATCGCCACGACGCTGCACCAGCACGTGCCGTGGCAGCCGTGGCGCTACACGGCCGACGAATACCGTGCGGCGGTAGCCGCTGCCAGCCCTGCTCCCCCGCCTCTGACCGGGATGGCGGCTCTGTCGCCTTGGGATCCGGATCTGGCGGCTGCTCTCGCTGAACACGGCGTCCGTATAGAGGAGGAGGCTGTTCTGGACTCGTTGCTGGCAGACCTTAGACAGGACGTTCGGCCGGTGAGACATGCGACGTGCCGAGACCTGTAG
- a CDS encoding sulfate transporter (Sulfate permease and related transporters (MFS superfamily) [Inorganicion transportand metabolism]; COG0659;~Sulfate transporter family; pfam00916;~identified by MetaGeneAnnotator; putative;~sulfate transporter [Streptomyces griseus subsp. griseus NBRC13350]) translates to MPLFLHRIRQDLSASIVVFLVALPLCVGVAIASGVPAELGLISGIVGGLVTGAMRGSTLQVSGPAAGLTVLVAELVRAFGLPALGPVVLLAGLLQIVMGVLRWGRWFRAISLSVVEGMLAGIGLVIIAGQLYAAAGLTAPSSGLAKLVGLPGALAGALGGSASLASLAVAAGTVAVVVGWRRLPSRVRVVPGALVAVVLAALVTAVGDLPLATVRVNGVLDAVRLPGADAFAGLTDLALLATVPAFALIASAESLFSAAAVDRLHTGPRTDYDKELVAQGTGNAVCGLLGALPLTAVIVRSSANVEAGARTKASRVLHGVWLLLFVVLLPAVLAYLPLAALAGLLVHAGWKLIPFRGMAVLWRTHRGEVLVLAATALAIVVVGMFEGVLIGLVLSVAKAAWEASHLRVEHSDDGRGGVRVRLAGTVTFLRLPQILDSLEALPGDRRIVLDLSGVHHLDHACRAALHAWAERHSATGTESVRLHALPETSRARQAKASG, encoded by the coding sequence ATGCCCTTATTCCTTCACCGCATACGGCAGGACCTCTCCGCCTCGATCGTCGTCTTCCTCGTGGCTCTCCCGCTCTGTGTCGGGGTGGCCATCGCCTCCGGCGTGCCCGCCGAACTCGGCCTGATCTCGGGCATCGTCGGCGGCCTCGTCACCGGCGCGATGCGCGGGAGCACCCTCCAGGTGTCCGGGCCGGCCGCCGGTCTCACCGTGCTCGTCGCGGAGCTGGTCCGGGCCTTCGGACTGCCCGCCCTCGGTCCGGTCGTCCTGCTGGCCGGGCTCCTGCAGATCGTCATGGGCGTCCTGCGCTGGGGGCGTTGGTTCCGGGCGATCTCCCTGTCCGTCGTCGAGGGCATGCTCGCCGGCATCGGCCTGGTGATCATCGCGGGCCAGTTGTACGCGGCGGCCGGCCTGACGGCGCCCTCCTCGGGGCTCGCCAAGTTGGTGGGCCTGCCCGGCGCGCTGGCAGGGGCCCTGGGTGGCTCCGCGTCCCTGGCCTCCCTCGCCGTCGCCGCCGGGACCGTCGCCGTGGTCGTGGGGTGGCGGAGGCTGCCCAGCCGGGTGCGGGTGGTGCCCGGCGCCCTGGTGGCGGTGGTGCTCGCCGCCCTGGTCACCGCGGTGGGCGACCTGCCGCTCGCCACCGTGCGGGTGAACGGCGTCCTGGACGCCGTACGGCTGCCCGGCGCCGACGCCTTCGCCGGCCTCACCGACCTGGCGCTGCTCGCCACCGTGCCGGCCTTCGCGCTGATCGCCTCCGCCGAGTCGCTGTTCAGCGCGGCGGCCGTCGACCGGCTGCACACCGGACCGCGTACGGACTACGACAAGGAACTCGTCGCCCAGGGCACGGGCAACGCCGTATGCGGCCTGCTCGGCGCCCTGCCGCTGACGGCGGTCATCGTGCGCAGCTCGGCCAACGTGGAGGCCGGCGCCCGTACGAAGGCGTCCCGCGTGCTGCACGGGGTGTGGCTGCTGCTCTTCGTCGTCCTGCTGCCCGCCGTCCTCGCGTACCTCCCGCTCGCGGCCCTCGCCGGGCTCCTTGTCCACGCCGGCTGGAAACTGATCCCGTTCCGGGGCATGGCGGTGCTCTGGCGCACGCATCGCGGCGAGGTGCTCGTGCTCGCCGCGACGGCGCTGGCGATCGTCGTGGTCGGCATGTTCGAAGGCGTGCTGATCGGACTCGTGCTGTCCGTGGCGAAGGCCGCCTGGGAGGCGTCCCATCTGCGGGTGGAACACAGCGACGACGGTCGTGGCGGAGTACGAGTGCGGCTCGCCGGGACCGTCACCTTCCTGCGTCTGCCGCAGATCCTCGACAGCCTGGAGGCCCTGCCCGGCGACCGCCGGATCGTCCTGGACCTCTCGGGAGTCCACCACCTCGACCACGCGTGCCGCGCCGCCCTGCACGCCTGGGCCGAACGGCACAGTGCCACCGGGACCGAGTCCGTACGGCTCCACGCCCTCCCGGAAACCTCGCGCGCGCGGCAGGCCAAGGCCTCGGGGTGA
- a CDS encoding hypothetical protein (Putative exonuclease SbcCD, C subunit; pfam13558;~TIGR02680 family protein;~identified by MetaGeneAnnotator; putative;~predicted protein [Streptomyces sp. C]): MTPRAVLPAPARARWQPLRIGLVDLFHYDVEEFHFRDGRLLLRGNNGTGKSKVLALTLPFLLDGDLSARRVEPDGDAGKRMEWNLLLGGEHPHSERLGYTWVEFGRREEVSGEEQFRTLLCGLKAVSGRGIARHWWAVTAQRIDHAPAEAVLEGSLSLLDATGTVLSRDRLIEAVAGHGMVYDQAKTYRRAVDEALFGLGEQRYGALVDLLIQLRQPQLSKRPNEAALSRALTEALPPMDQAVIADVAEAFRSLDEEKEELRAAGAAERAASAFLDHYRRYARIASRRRARLPRSEHSKYEHLLRDLAEAQAEKAAAEEERAAADERIAALTETQARLEAVDAALREGPEMRSAHELERAAKALERCGQDSARARADREEAALLHTRALGRLAAAENRLQAARHLVEDTLRLAQETAEAARLDLPGDEGLTAAELRAAVTEATDRRRRTLAHVEELADRAEAAAAERRAAALRLDESEADLAHAAEEQGAADETVTAAGRALVDAVREHAGRCEELAYADPVGLLDELQEWARHQDGPYPARRHGSDAHSATAAVLADQAAQSAQRRAALADRARDAEQELAELEAGGRRGPLAPYTRNPGLRDQAAGAPLWRLVDFRDEVADRERAGLEAALEAAGLLDAWVRPDGAALAADGHDVLLDPRTGPVNGSSLADVLRPAVDHGDAQAAHVGEETVGRLLSAIGLGEVAGNAEAGAGPGGTEPTAGTWAAPDGRYRAGVLIGRWAKPAAEYIGEGAREAARRSRITTLRAELALLLGEEAAEAVHAQALEARRRTLDAELAAVPDDGPLTRAHARAAAAADTARRARSRREGRAADALAAAERSGLASAELQEAATDLGLPPDRPALAVVRQALVELAAVLAALWPALRERTEAARQAQEEREEAGRAGERTAELALRAEEAAREAAAADERLTTLRSTVGAAVAELERRLAETAEALRGCAADRRLSEDRRTEADRRANRAEGGIVQLEKAVTEAASARSEAIAALQRFTATGLITVALPELAVPATADGPWAATPAIALARSLEAELSMTDDSDGAWERVQRRLSEELKTLQDALSRHGHTASARMVEDGMIVDIVYQGRERAVPELAEALAVEVGELTRILSANEREILETHLITEVAGTLQELIATAERQVLAMNAELEDRPTSTGMTLRLVWRASRKAPAGLAQARGRLLQTADAWTPEERAAVGEFLQTQIARQQTEDAAGSWLEHLTAALDYRSWHEFAVERQQHGRWVPATGPASGGERVLAVSVPLFAAASSHYASAASPYAPRLVTLDEAFAGVDDDSRAKCLGLLHAFDLDVVMTSEREWACYPQVPGIAIAQLSRVDEVAAVLVTRWEWDGTARTRHEDPVRTPDPEPLWT; this comes from the coding sequence TTGACCCCCCGTGCCGTACTCCCGGCCCCCGCGCGCGCCCGCTGGCAGCCCCTGCGGATCGGTCTTGTCGATCTTTTCCATTACGACGTGGAGGAATTCCACTTCCGCGACGGGCGGCTGCTTCTCCGGGGGAACAACGGCACCGGCAAGTCCAAGGTGCTCGCCCTGACCCTGCCCTTCCTCCTCGACGGGGACCTGAGCGCGCGGCGGGTTGAGCCCGACGGGGACGCCGGAAAGAGGATGGAGTGGAATCTGCTGCTCGGCGGAGAGCACCCCCACTCCGAACGGCTCGGCTACACCTGGGTGGAGTTCGGCCGTCGCGAAGAGGTGAGCGGCGAGGAGCAGTTCCGTACGCTCCTCTGCGGGCTCAAGGCCGTCAGCGGGCGCGGCATCGCCCGGCACTGGTGGGCGGTGACCGCCCAGCGGATCGACCACGCACCGGCCGAGGCGGTGTTGGAGGGGTCGCTCAGCCTCCTCGACGCCACCGGCACGGTGTTGTCCCGGGACCGGCTCATCGAGGCGGTCGCCGGACACGGGATGGTCTACGACCAGGCCAAGACCTATCGCCGGGCCGTCGACGAGGCGCTCTTCGGGCTCGGGGAGCAGCGCTACGGCGCTCTCGTGGACCTGCTCATCCAGCTGCGCCAGCCCCAACTGTCCAAACGCCCCAACGAAGCCGCCCTCTCCCGAGCCCTCACCGAAGCGCTCCCGCCCATGGACCAGGCCGTCATCGCGGATGTGGCCGAGGCCTTCCGCTCCCTGGACGAGGAGAAGGAGGAACTACGGGCAGCCGGCGCGGCCGAGCGCGCGGCTTCCGCGTTCCTCGACCACTACCGGCGCTACGCCCGCATCGCCTCCCGCCGGCGCGCACGTCTCCCGCGCAGCGAGCACTCGAAGTACGAGCACTTGCTGCGCGACCTCGCCGAGGCACAGGCCGAGAAGGCCGCGGCCGAGGAGGAGCGGGCGGCGGCTGATGAGCGGATCGCCGCGCTCACTGAGACGCAGGCCCGACTGGAGGCCGTCGACGCAGCCCTGCGCGAGGGCCCGGAGATGCGCAGCGCTCATGAACTGGAGCGGGCCGCCAAGGCGTTGGAGCGGTGCGGGCAGGACAGCGCACGCGCACGCGCCGACCGGGAGGAGGCCGCGCTGCTGCACACACGGGCGCTCGGGCGCCTCGCGGCGGCGGAGAACCGGCTTCAGGCCGCCCGGCACCTGGTCGAGGACACGCTTCGCCTCGCGCAGGAGACCGCCGAGGCGGCCCGACTGGACCTGCCCGGGGACGAGGGGCTGACGGCGGCCGAACTGCGCGCCGCCGTGACCGAGGCGACCGACCGCCGTCGCCGCACCCTCGCGCACGTCGAGGAGCTCGCGGACCGCGCCGAGGCGGCGGCGGCCGAACGCCGGGCCGCCGCACTGCGGCTCGACGAGTCGGAAGCCGACCTGGCGCACGCCGCCGAGGAACAGGGCGCGGCCGACGAGACCGTGACGGCCGCGGGCCGGGCCCTGGTGGATGCCGTACGCGAGCACGCGGGCCGGTGCGAGGAGCTCGCGTACGCCGACCCGGTCGGACTGTTGGACGAGCTCCAGGAATGGGCCCGGCACCAGGACGGGCCCTACCCGGCACGCCGGCACGGGTCGGACGCACACAGCGCCACGGCAGCGGTACTCGCCGACCAGGCGGCGCAATCAGCGCAGCGCAGGGCAGCCCTGGCGGACCGTGCCCGAGACGCGGAGCAGGAGCTTGCCGAGCTGGAGGCAGGCGGCCGCCGTGGACCGCTGGCCCCGTACACCCGGAACCCCGGCCTGCGCGATCAGGCGGCCGGCGCCCCACTGTGGCGGCTGGTCGACTTCCGCGACGAGGTCGCGGACCGGGAGCGCGCCGGCCTGGAGGCGGCCCTGGAGGCGGCCGGGCTGCTGGACGCGTGGGTGCGCCCCGACGGCGCGGCCCTGGCGGCGGACGGTCACGACGTACTCCTTGACCCGCGGACGGGTCCGGTCAACGGGTCATCGCTCGCCGACGTGCTGCGCCCGGCCGTCGACCACGGCGATGCCCAGGCGGCCCACGTGGGTGAGGAGACCGTGGGCCGACTCCTCTCGGCGATCGGCCTGGGCGAGGTTGCCGGGAACGCGGAGGCGGGCGCCGGGCCGGGGGGCACCGAGCCGACAGCGGGCACGTGGGCCGCTCCGGACGGGCGCTACCGCGCAGGCGTCCTCATCGGTCGGTGGGCCAAACCTGCGGCCGAGTACATCGGTGAGGGCGCCCGGGAAGCCGCGCGGCGCAGCCGTATCACCACCCTGCGCGCCGAACTCGCCCTTCTCCTGGGAGAGGAGGCAGCCGAGGCCGTGCACGCGCAGGCTCTGGAGGCCCGGCGCCGTACGCTCGACGCCGAACTGGCCGCGGTGCCCGACGACGGGCCGCTGACCCGGGCGCACGCCCGCGCGGCGGCTGCCGCCGACACCGCGCGCCGGGCCAGGTCCCGTCGTGAGGGACGGGCCGCCGACGCGCTGGCCGCAGCCGAGCGGTCGGGGCTGGCGAGCGCCGAGCTCCAGGAGGCCGCCACCGATCTGGGGCTGCCCCCGGACCGGCCGGCGCTGGCGGTTGTACGGCAGGCCCTCGTCGAACTCGCGGCCGTCCTGGCCGCACTCTGGCCCGCCCTGCGAGAGCGGACCGAAGCGGCACGGCAGGCGCAGGAGGAGCGTGAGGAAGCCGGCCGGGCAGGGGAGCGCACCGCCGAACTCGCTCTGCGCGCAGAGGAGGCCGCCCGCGAGGCGGCAGCCGCGGACGAGCGGCTCACCACGCTGCGCTCGACCGTGGGCGCGGCCGTGGCCGAGCTGGAACGGCGGCTGGCGGAGACCGCGGAGGCCCTGCGCGGCTGCGCTGCCGATCGGCGGTTGTCCGAGGACCGTCGCACGGAGGCGGACCGGCGGGCCAACCGGGCCGAAGGCGGGATCGTACAGCTGGAGAAGGCCGTCACCGAGGCTGCCTCCGCGCGCTCCGAGGCCATCGCCGCGCTCCAGCGCTTCACCGCCACCGGGCTGATCACGGTCGCACTTCCCGAACTCGCCGTACCGGCCACCGCCGACGGCCCGTGGGCGGCCACCCCGGCCATCGCCCTCGCCCGTTCCCTCGAAGCGGAGCTGTCGATGACGGACGACTCGGACGGTGCTTGGGAGCGCGTACAGCGGCGTCTGAGCGAAGAGCTCAAAACCCTGCAGGACGCGCTGTCCCGGCACGGCCATACCGCCTCGGCCCGGATGGTCGAGGACGGGATGATCGTCGACATCGTCTACCAGGGCCGCGAGCGCGCCGTACCCGAACTCGCCGAGGCACTGGCGGTCGAGGTCGGCGAACTCACCCGCATCCTCTCCGCGAACGAACGCGAAATCCTCGAAACCCACCTCATCACCGAGGTCGCGGGCACCCTTCAAGAGCTGATCGCGACCGCCGAACGGCAAGTACTCGCCATGAACGCCGAGCTGGAGGACCGTCCGACCTCCACCGGCATGACCCTGCGCCTGGTGTGGCGGGCCTCCCGCAAGGCCCCCGCCGGCCTTGCCCAGGCCCGTGGCCGACTGCTCCAGACCGCCGACGCCTGGACTCCCGAGGAACGGGCCGCGGTCGGGGAGTTCCTGCAGACGCAGATCGCCCGCCAGCAGACCGAGGACGCGGCCGGCAGCTGGCTGGAACACCTCACAGCGGCGCTCGACTACCGCTCCTGGCACGAGTTTGCCGTCGAGAGGCAGCAGCACGGTCGCTGGGTACCCGCCACCGGTCCCGCTTCCGGAGGCGAACGCGTCCTGGCGGTCTCCGTGCCCTTGTTCGCCGCGGCCTCCTCGCACTACGCGAGCGCGGCCAGCCCGTACGCACCACGACTCGTCACCCTGGACGAGGCGTTCGCCGGCGTCGACGACGACTCGCGCGCCAAGTGCCTCGGCCTCCTGCACGCCTTCGACCTGGATGTGGTCATGACCAGCGAACGGGAATGGGCCTGCTATCCGCAGGTACCGGGCATCGCCATCGCCCAGTTGTCCCGCGTCGACGAGGTGGCCGCCGTTCTGGTCACCCGATGGGAATGGGACGGCACGGCTCGTACCCGTCACGAGGACCCGGTGCGCACGCCGGACCCGGAGCCCCTGTGGACGTGA
- a CDS encoding major facilitator superfamily protein (PFAM: major facilitator superfamily MFS_1; KEGG: fre:Franean1_5182 EmrB/QacA family drug resistance transporter;~Signal predicted by SignalP 3.0 HMM (Signal peptide probability 0.923) with cleavage site probability 0.610 at residue 33;~The Major Facilitator Superfamily (MFS) isa large and diverse group of secondary transporters that includes uniporters, symporters, and antiporters. MFS proteins facilitate the transport across cytoplasmic or internal membranes of a variety of...; cd06174;~drug resistance transporter, EmrB/QacA subfamily; TIGR00711;~identified by MetaGeneAnnotator; putative;~major facilitator superfamily protein [Catenulispora acidiphila DSM44928];~putative substrate translocation pore): MIVSAADTSAVSTLLPAISEDTGASLATLQWAVTGYALVGAAVIVTSGALGDIFGRRRIFIGGLLLFVASCVLIALSDSGGMGIAGRALQGAAGSTILACGLSLLSAGSSGGRADAGGVAVGRGVGGRCGRRALGGRCARRCHRVAGAVLDRRGDRPAVRAADPAYGAGVA; the protein is encoded by the coding sequence ATGATCGTTTCTGCCGCTGACACGTCCGCCGTCAGCACCCTGCTCCCCGCCATCAGCGAGGACACGGGGGCGTCCCTGGCCACGCTGCAGTGGGCGGTGACCGGGTACGCGCTGGTGGGTGCGGCGGTCATCGTGACCTCCGGGGCGCTGGGCGACATCTTCGGGCGCCGCCGGATCTTCATCGGCGGGCTGCTGCTGTTCGTGGCGTCGTGCGTGCTGATCGCGCTGAGCGACAGCGGGGGGATGGGCATCGCCGGCAGGGCCCTGCAGGGCGCGGCCGGCTCGACGATCCTGGCCTGCGGGCTCAGTCTGCTGTCCGCGGGTTCCTCGGGGGGACGCGCAGATGCGGGCGGTGTCGCTGTGGGGCGCGGCGTCGGCGGCCGGTGCGGCCGCCGGGCCCTTGGTGGGCGGTGCGCTCGTCGATGTCACCGGGTGGCAGGGGCTGTTCTGGATCGACGCGGTGATCGCCCTGCTGTGCGTGCCGCTGACCCTGCGTACGGTGCCGGAGTCGCTTGA
- a CDS encoding araC family transcriptional regulator (identified by MetaGeneAnnotator; putative;~sequence version:1), with protein sequence MGDDVLTALLRPLWLIDTFHSVWEAGGTWGVKGHQDSCAIVHHMVRGGCVITFEDGSDPVDLREGDLAIFPHGTAHSFSAERGARTTPLSALVPNVSLGRSGLVRVGTAPYETRMLCASLRYSPLTDPGLYGGLPRIIVLRRPTLEGEPLLMSTLAALPSEIARTAPGARMVALRAFETVFVLALRVALERLTEELPALRALRHQGISKALMAIHGSYAEPWTLETLARKAGMSRSAFAQQFKELVGESPMRHLMARRLQEAKRLLSDTSVAQQEIAQRVGYRSQVGFHLAFRKEFDMTPGVYRSGRKVGRVGEPARETSKNFL encoded by the coding sequence GTGGGGGACGACGTACTGACCGCGCTGCTGCGGCCGTTGTGGCTGATCGACACCTTCCACAGCGTCTGGGAGGCGGGCGGGACCTGGGGGGTGAAGGGGCACCAGGACAGCTGCGCGATCGTGCACCACATGGTCCGGGGCGGCTGTGTGATCACCTTCGAGGACGGTTCCGACCCGGTGGACCTGCGGGAGGGGGACCTCGCGATCTTTCCGCACGGCACGGCCCATTCGTTCTCCGCCGAGCGCGGGGCGCGTACCACTCCGCTGTCAGCGCTGGTGCCGAACGTGAGCCTGGGGCGGTCAGGGCTGGTCAGGGTGGGGACGGCGCCGTACGAGACCCGGATGCTCTGCGCCAGCCTGCGCTACAGCCCGCTGACGGACCCGGGACTCTATGGCGGGTTGCCCCGGATCATCGTGCTGCGGCGGCCCACGCTGGAGGGCGAACCGCTGCTGATGTCGACGCTGGCCGCACTGCCCTCCGAGATCGCCCGGACCGCCCCGGGCGCGCGGATGGTGGCCCTGCGAGCCTTCGAGACCGTCTTCGTCCTGGCCCTGAGGGTCGCCCTGGAACGGCTCACGGAAGAGTTGCCGGCGCTGCGGGCCCTGCGGCACCAGGGCATCAGCAAGGCACTGATGGCGATCCACGGTTCGTATGCCGAGCCCTGGACGCTGGAGACGCTGGCGAGGAAAGCGGGCATGTCGCGGTCGGCCTTCGCCCAGCAGTTCAAGGAGCTGGTGGGCGAGTCACCCATGCGTCACCTCATGGCGCGTCGGCTCCAGGAGGCGAAGCGGCTGCTCTCGGACACCTCGGTGGCGCAGCAGGAAATCGCGCAGCGTGTGGGATATCGCAGTCAGGTCGGATTTCACCTGGCGTTCCGCAAGGAATTCGACATGACCCCGGGCGTGTATCGCTCCGGGCGGAAAGTCGGGCGAGTCGGAGAACCGGCGCGGGAAACGTCGAAGAATTTCCTGTAA